A single region of the Rathayibacter rathayi genome encodes:
- the tsf gene encoding translation elongation factor Ts, producing the protein MANFSLADVKTLREQLGTGMVDTKNALVEADGDLDKAVEILRLKGAKGNAKRADRSTSEGLVAAAEKDGVATMIELACETDFVAKGTKFIALADAVLAAVVAARSTTVEEALAAPADSTSVADLINDEAAILGEKVELRRVASVSGENFAIYLHKTNKDLPPQVGVVLGYAGEDAETARSVAQHISFANPSYLSREDVPQSEVDTERRIVEEISRGEGKPEAALPKIIEGRVNAYFKQVALLDQDYAKDNKLSVSKVLSDAGLTVSGFARFKVGA; encoded by the coding sequence ATGGCCAATTTCAGCCTCGCTGACGTCAAGACGCTGCGCGAGCAGCTCGGTACCGGCATGGTCGACACGAAGAACGCGCTCGTCGAGGCCGACGGCGACCTGGACAAGGCGGTCGAGATCCTCCGCCTGAAGGGCGCCAAGGGCAACGCGAAGCGCGCCGACCGCTCCACGAGCGAGGGCCTCGTCGCCGCCGCCGAGAAGGACGGCGTCGCCACGATGATCGAGCTCGCCTGTGAGACCGACTTCGTCGCCAAGGGCACCAAGTTCATTGCCCTCGCCGACGCTGTGCTGGCCGCGGTCGTCGCCGCCAGGTCTACCACGGTCGAGGAGGCCCTCGCGGCCCCCGCCGACAGCACGAGCGTGGCCGACCTCATCAACGATGAGGCCGCGATCCTCGGCGAGAAGGTGGAGCTGCGCCGCGTGGCGTCCGTCTCGGGCGAGAACTTCGCGATCTACCTGCACAAGACCAATAAGGACCTGCCCCCGCAGGTCGGCGTGGTCCTGGGCTACGCGGGCGAGGACGCCGAGACCGCGCGCTCCGTCGCCCAGCACATCTCGTTCGCGAACCCGTCCTACCTCTCGCGCGAGGACGTTCCGCAGTCCGAGGTCGACACCGAGCGCCGCATTGTCGAGGAGATCTCGCGCGGCGAGGGCAAGCCCGAGGCCGCCCTGCCGAAGATCATCGAGGGCCGCGTCAACGCGTACTTCAAGCAGGTCGCCCTGCTCGACCAGGACTATGCGAAGGACAACAAGCTCTCCGTCAGCAAGGTCCTGAGCGATGCGGGCCTGACCGTGTCGGGCTTCGCCCGGTTCAAGGTCGGCGCCTAA